In the genome of Treponema pedis, one region contains:
- a CDS encoding ankyrin repeat domain-containing protein yields the protein MKYNTSKITFILLCLFICFIVIFNPVTIYTVGWLSVKIIGSMENLFTSADPSISINIFKDTPAWELAKAVNSQNIKKINQICSEHKELINYREPLYGTSLLYWAIGSSKYNSAEILLKNGADPDLIRRASNTTPLHLAVGRRWGYKNIDVNENIKYTELLLKYGADPNIPYLGESYDDITVLMNAIFAGDSKLLVELLINNGADINARQNTGTTAASLALQLKRYAVAHYLIVECHADITEACYDPMMDNNLYISRQKKVYPVNILRDYCWVFPLDSKEYKLKQDIITEFKRQGVDYYATPISDSVRYHIKYTYPDNYEEMLEKF from the coding sequence ATGAAATATAATACTTCAAAAATTACTTTTATTTTATTATGTTTATTTATATGTTTTATTGTTATTTTTAATCCTGTAACGATATATACGGTGGGCTGGCTAAGTGTAAAAATAATAGGTTCAATGGAAAATTTATTTACTTCTGCTGATCCGTCCATATCGATAAATATTTTTAAGGACACTCCTGCGTGGGAATTGGCAAAAGCCGTTAATTCGCAAAATATAAAAAAAATAAATCAGATTTGTTCTGAGCACAAAGAATTGATAAATTATCGTGAGCCGCTTTACGGTACATCTCTGCTATATTGGGCCATTGGAAGCAGTAAGTATAATTCGGCAGAAATATTGCTTAAAAACGGAGCTGATCCTGATCTTATACGGAGAGCATCAAATACTACACCATTACATTTAGCTGTCGGCAGACGGTGGGGTTACAAAAATATAGATGTGAATGAAAATATCAAATATACGGAGTTATTATTAAAATATGGTGCAGATCCTAATATTCCATATTTGGGAGAATCTTATGATGACATAACCGTATTAATGAATGCAATATTTGCAGGAGATAGCAAATTATTAGTAGAGCTTCTGATTAATAACGGAGCCGATATCAATGCACGGCAGAATACCGGTACTACTGCTGCAAGCCTTGCTTTACAATTGAAAAGATATGCTGTCGCTCATTATCTTATAGTAGAATGCCATGCTGATATAACTGAAGCATGTTATGACCCTATGATGGATAATAATTTGTATATATCACGACAAAAAAAAGTATATCCTGTAAATATCTTACGCGATTATTGTTGGGTATTTCCGTTAGATAGCAAAGAATATAAATTAAAACAAGATATAATCACTGAATTTAAAAGACAGGGTGTTGATTATTATGCAACTCCTATTTCCGATAGTGTGAGGTATCATATAAAATATACTTATCCGGATAATTATGAGGAAATGCTTGAAAAATTTTAA
- a CDS encoding RHS repeat domain-containing protein: MKTKLYFYSQPTYLPWTAIAREQKQFIKIAFAVHLSAVISAERYRSDSGALKSAVFNFVFFVMLKNKIEQSAKTKLLLNNPTDRTFGNRWSRYKEPSKNKAEAYLVYVEHLFLRSDAGDARIFSKEEDVYGIDYGFGLDAPKETEQTNPQDLFSYRRNYTWDERNLLTKSSDKNYTVHYRYGEDGKRALKYTEEGRSETLYFNNFFTIHIPIYDKDNPQGLRVHKHIFVGNSRLVTAMTHTDNSGDNEEQKEKRYYYHSDHLGSAQFVTDWKGRQYEHIEYTPYGELWIEEVAAGLDKLPFRFTGKELDEETGLYYYGARYLDPKYSRWLSGDPALGEYIPSSGTDPSKLAGMGGVFNVVNLHVYHYAGNNPIKYVDPDGRSTWIDQDGLVRNVINDGDLNIYQWSGNGVYENIEGPLSKESVIDNENPWKVVGETLFWDAFISPDTNKPVGKLILGESIDAYIDDLHAKAESYGKDKTFRLSLPNKEFDIKTQYPGHEGFSYHGFLFHGKYVTLREAGNILAGMNAALFGMEFDDFQKGAGALHAKGLWGVGMYKVFGSVYGPAPKYGENDYQYTRSLYGYNIILRSK, translated from the coding sequence ATGAAAACAAAGCTTTACTTTTATTCACAACCTACCTATCTCCCCTGGACAGCGATTGCAAGGGAGCAAAAGCAATTTATAAAAATTGCTTTTGCCGTACATCTTTCCGCAGTAATTTCTGCGGAAAGATACCGAAGCGATAGCGGAGCCCTGAAAAGCGCGGTGTTCAATTTTGTTTTCTTCGTAATGCTAAAAAACAAAATTGAGCAGTCCGCCAAAACAAAACTATTATTAAACAATCCTACTGACAGGACTTTTGGAAATAGGTGGAGCAGATACAAGGAGCCTAGTAAAAATAAAGCGGAGGCGTATCTGGTATACGTCGAGCATTTATTTTTGCGTAGCGACGCAGGAGATGCCCGCATATTTTCAAAAGAAGAAGATGTATACGGAATAGATTACGGCTTCGGTCTTGACGCCCCTAAAGAAACGGAACAGACAAACCCGCAAGACCTTTTTTCTTACAGGCGGAACTATACATGGGACGAGCGTAACCTGTTAACCAAATCGAGCGATAAAAACTACACGGTACACTATCGCTACGGTGAAGACGGGAAGAGAGCGTTAAAGTATACTGAAGAAGGAAGAAGTGAAACGCTATACTTTAACAATTTCTTTACGATACATATTCCGATATACGACAAAGATAACCCGCAAGGGTTAAGGGTGCATAAACATATCTTTGTCGGTAACAGCCGCCTTGTAACAGCGATGACCCACACGGATAACAGTGGAGACAATGAAGAGCAAAAGGAAAAGAGATACTACTATCACAGTGACCACTTAGGAAGTGCACAGTTCGTAACAGACTGGAAAGGCAGACAGTACGAGCATATAGAGTATACGCCGTACGGAGAACTCTGGATTGAAGAAGTTGCTGCGGGATTGGACAAACTGCCGTTCAGGTTTACGGGGAAAGAGCTGGATGAGGAGACAGGACTGTATTACTACGGAGCTAGATACCTTGACCCGAAATATTCGAGGTGGCTGTCAGGTGATCCGGCTTTAGGGGAGTATATTCCTTCTTCGGGAACGGATCCGTCCAAACTTGCAGGAATGGGTGGCGTGTTTAACGTTGTAAACTTACACGTGTATCATTATGCGGGGAATAACCCTATTAAGTATGTGGATCCAGATGGGAGATCTACATGGATAGATCAAGATGGTCTAGTTAGAAATGTGATTAATGATGGAGATTTGAATATCTATCAATGGAGCGGGAATGGCGTTTATGAAAATATTGAAGGACCATTGTCAAAAGAGAGTGTTATTGATAATGAAAATCCATGGAAAGTAGTTGGTGAAACTCTGTTTTGGGATGCCTTTATTAGCCCCGATACCAATAAACCAGTTGGTAAATTGATCTTAGGAGAATCTATAGATGCTTATATTGATGATCTACATGCAAAAGCGGAATCATATGGAAAAGATAAGACCTTCAGGTTATCTCTTCCTAATAAAGAATTTGATATAAAAACACAATACCCTGGCCATGAAGGTTTTTCATATCATGGTTTTTTATTTCACGGTAAATATGTAACATTACGAGAAGCTGGCAATATTTTAGCAGGAATGAATGCTGCTCTTTTTGGTATGGAATTTGATGATTTTCAAAAAGGTGCTGGGGCATTACATGCTAAAGGCCTTTGGGGAGTTGGTATGTATAAGGTGTTTGGAAGTGTGTATGGTCCTGCTCCTAAGTATGGAGAAAATGACTATCAGTATACGCGAAGTTTATATGGATATAATATCATCCTAAGGTCAAAATAA
- a CDS encoding RHS repeat domain-containing protein, whose product MKISYLFNQPNHITTRTAIAREQKQFTKIAFAVHLSAVIPAERYRSDSGALKSAVLNFIFFMIIINKMQQSAAQSCLGTFELRVLPFGKTSGTKLLNLLNRPTDRTFGNRWSRYKEPSKNKAEAYLVYVELILRSDAGDARIFSKEMTHTENQGDNEEQKAKRYYYHSDHLGSAQFVTDWRGKQYEHIEYTPYGELWIEETAPGIDKLPFRFTGKELDEETGLYYYGARYLDPKYSRWFTGDPALNGYIPQAPVNDEAKKHNENLPGMGGVFNTVNLYVYHYAGNNPVKYVDPTGRTTEDGAEVTVIIYYNREEQIEFKKAAETAAKSYSNQDNTYLIGVYTADEFKSQWSWLNVYFEVNNIEVDNMEIFCHGDAENLYFKGSNLSVGDVSFLDDFSFSKNAQMILHSCNSGTSDSGISQAFANKENITVSGQTGYANFSSEFEKFRFIFFASSIYLEAYNRTKNNPKGDGARLPRRNYRKE is encoded by the coding sequence ATGAAGATTAGTTATTTATTCAACCAACCTAACCATATCACCACTCGGACAGCGATTGCAAGGGAGCAAAAGCAATTTACAAAAATTGCTTTTGCTGTACATCTTTCCGCAGTAATTCCTGCGGAAAGATACCGAAGCGATAGCGGAGCCCTGAAAAGCGCGGTGCTCAATTTTATTTTCTTCATGATAATAATAAACAAAATGCAGCAGTCCGCCGCTCAAAGCTGCTTAGGCACCTTTGAGCTTCGAGTTTTGCCATTCGGCAAAACATCGGGGACTAAACTTTTAAATTTACTAAACCGCCCGACTGACAGGACTTTTGGAAATAGGTGGAGCAGATACAAGGAGCCTAGTAAAAATAAAGCGGAGGCGTATCTGGTATACGTCGAGCTCATTTTGCGTAGCGACGCAGGAGATGCCCGCATATTTTCAAAAGAGATGACGCATACGGAAAACCAAGGTGACAACGAAGAGCAAAAAGCAAAGCGTTACTACTATCATTCAGACCACTTAGGAAGTGCACAATTCGTAACGGACTGGAGAGGGAAGCAATACGAACATATTGAATACACACCCTATGGAGAACTGTGGATTGAAGAGACTGCACCGGGAATAGATAAATTACCGTTCAGGTTTACAGGGAAAGAGCTTGACGAAGAGACGGGGCTGTACTACTATGGGGCGAGGTACTTAGATCCGAAGTATTCAAGGTGGTTTACCGGCGACCCGGCTCTAAATGGCTACATACCGCAAGCACCGGTAAATGACGAGGCAAAGAAGCATAATGAAAATTTGCCGGGTATGGGTGGGGTGTTTAATACCGTCAATCTGTATGTGTATCATTATGCGGGAAATAATCCGGTTAAGTATGTGGATCCTACGGGCCGTACGACAGAAGATGGGGCTGAAGTTACTGTTATAATTTATTACAATAGAGAAGAGCAAATAGAATTTAAAAAAGCGGCTGAAACCGCAGCTAAGTCTTATTCAAATCAAGATAATACCTATTTGATTGGGGTTTATACTGCCGATGAGTTTAAATCTCAATGGAGTTGGCTGAATGTTTATTTTGAAGTAAATAATATAGAAGTTGACAATATGGAGATTTTTTGTCATGGAGATGCTGAGAATTTATACTTTAAAGGAAGTAATTTATCTGTCGGTGATGTAAGTTTTTTAGATGATTTTTCTTTTTCAAAAAATGCTCAAATGATACTACATTCCTGTAACAGTGGGACTTCTGATTCTGGAATATCACAAGCTTTTGCAAATAAGGAAAATATTACAGTATCTGGACAAACCGGATATGCTAACTTTTCCTCTGAATTTGAAAAATTTAGATTTATTTTTTTTGCTTCTTCAATTTATTTGGAAGCTTATAACAGAACAAAAAATAATCCTAAGGGAGATGGTGCAAGACTTCCAAGAAGGAATTATCGAAAGGAGTAA
- a CDS encoding M35 family metallo-endopeptidase, whose amino-acid sequence MKYIDPDGRATHTLTDAQWAIVEDAKNRTVSNLDKIIETLNNCGNDKSKLDPKILESAQTYLHSEFGTLPLDLPLLADMLNELKEHINSLTRDDFRYDDATSSYAYTFMFTDDVWLGDLFFAAPDTGAFDTKEGTLLHEATHYFWGLGTFDWTYSKKEGKELPDEGFLKTKQTNANNWEYFYESLVE is encoded by the coding sequence GTGAAATATATTGATCCGGATGGAAGGGCTACCCATACGCTAACAGACGCACAATGGGCAATTGTTGAAGATGCCAAAAATAGAACTGTAAGTAATTTGGATAAAATTATCGAAACATTGAATAACTGCGGTAACGACAAGTCAAAACTTGACCCTAAAATTTTGGAGTCGGCACAAACTTATCTGCATTCGGAGTTTGGAACTTTGCCATTGGATTTGCCGCTGCTAGCTGATATGTTAAATGAATTAAAAGAACATATAAACTCTCTCACTCGTGATGATTTTAGATATGATGATGCAACCAGTTCATATGCATATACTTTTATGTTCACTGATGATGTTTGGTTAGGCGACCTTTTTTTTGCAGCACCTGATACAGGTGCTTTTGATACAAAAGAGGGTACATTATTACATGAAGCAACACATTATTTTTGGGGATTGGGAACTTTTGACTGGACATATAGCAAAAAAGAAGGAAAAGAATTGCCCGATGAAGGATTCTTAAAGACGAAACAAACAAATGCAAATAACTGGGAGTATTTTTATGAAAGTTTGGTTGAATAA
- a CDS encoding OB-fold protein: MKVWLNKCVVIVFVYIIFFTSCCVNEKNMYYVTSEQLITEFRNNFNQAVEKYKDSIIIVEGTVSAIDYPKDGFFLDECIMCLGGTGYDSKKRLGDSVDCKMKNRESKTYIDAKITIKGEFEKANLLLNELYVALKNCEIKKRR, encoded by the coding sequence ATGAAAGTTTGGTTGAATAAATGTGTTGTCATTGTTTTTGTATATATTATTTTTTTTACCAGTTGCTGTGTAAATGAAAAAAATATGTATTACGTTACATCCGAGCAACTAATTACTGAGTTTAGAAATAATTTTAACCAGGCTGTAGAAAAATATAAAGATTCTATTATTATTGTTGAGGGAACGGTTTCTGCAATTGATTACCCTAAGGATGGTTTTTTTCTTGATGAGTGCATTATGTGTTTAGGCGGAACAGGATATGACAGTAAAAAAAGATTGGGTGATTCTGTCGATTGCAAAATGAAAAATAGAGAATCCAAAACTTATATTGATGCTAAAATCACCATCAAAGGTGAATTTGAAAAGGCGAATCTTTTACTAAATGAGTTATATGTTGCGTTAAAAAATTGTGAAATAAAAAAACGGAGGTAA